A stretch of the Siniperca chuatsi isolate FFG_IHB_CAS linkage group LG24, ASM2008510v1, whole genome shotgun sequence genome encodes the following:
- the cldn10d gene encoding claudin-10, producing MKYRKVVMYMEIGCFVSCLCGWILVCSTLPTEYWTFSEVGSVVLTTSNYYSNLWKDCISDTTGVSDCKEYPSMLALPAFLHACRALAVCAVITGFFGGVLTLIGMKCTKIGGSDIANARVTFAGSITYLVSGFCGMITYSWWANKVIREFLDPNFMDQKYELGAAIFIGWGGSILLLSGGTVLTYFSGKEGLPSSSSPKRPQRPATYATARTRRTYMLPASSSRVTLVPPLFYEGRKSRATRATTKTGRTFSRDSFV from the exons ATGAAGTACAGGAAGGTGGTGATGTACATGGAGATCGGCTGCTTCGTGTCCTGCCTGTGTGGCTGGATCCTGGTGTGTTCCACTCTTCCCACAGAGTACTGGACTTTCTCAGAGGTGGGCAGCGTCGTGCTGACCACCTCCAACTACTACTCCAACCTGTGGAAAGACTGCATCTCAGACACCACGGGGGTGTCCGACTGCAAGGAATACCCTTCCATGCTGGCCCTGCCTG CGTTCCTACACGCTTGCAGAGCGCTCGCTGTCTGTGCCGTTATCACTGGCTTCTTCGGAGGCGTCCTCACACTCATAGGGATGAAATGCACTAAAATAGGTGGATCAGACATTGCCAATGCCAGGGTGACCTTTGCAGGCAGTATAACCTACCTGGTGTCag GATTCTGTGGTATGATCACCTACTCATGGTGGGCCAACAAAGTCATAAGAGAATTCTTGGATCCAAATTTCATGGACCAGAA ATATGAACTTGGAGCTGCAATTTTCATTGGCTGGGGAGGCTCCATCCTTCTCCTCTCTGGAGGGACGGTGCTGACTTACTTCTCTGGAAAAGAAGGCCTACCATCAAG CAGTTCTCCAAAAAGGCCACAGAGACCAGCCACTTACGCCACCGCCCGGACCAGACGGACCTACATGCTGCCGGCCTCGTCGTCCAGAGTGACTCTGGTGCCGCCGCTGTTTTATGAAGGCAGGAAGAGCCGAGCAACCAGAGCGACAACAAAGACCGGTCGGACCTTCAGCAGGGACAGCTTTGTCTGA
- the LOC122872268 gene encoding claudin-10-like, whose product MGNMATEIVAFLLTISGWILVSSTLPTDYWKVSSVDGTVITTATFWSNLWKTCVTDSTGVSNCKDFPSMLALDAYIQVCRGLMIAAVCLGFFGAILALVGMKCTKIGGSETTKARLTILSGFHFILSGLCCMTACSIYAHRITTDFFDPLFVAQKFELGAALFIGWAGSVLCILGGLIFCLSLSEGFSIRAEYSYSRAASFVTARNKHSKTVNSLHREPGEPSRQFGRNAYV is encoded by the exons ATGGGCAACATGGCAACAGAGATCGTTGCCTTTCTCCTGACCATCTCGGGGTGGATCCTGGTGTCGTCCACCCTGCCTACAGACTACTGGAAGGTGTCCTCTGTGGACGGGACGGTCATCACCACAGCTACCTTCTGGTCCAACCTATGGAAAACATGTGTGACTGATTCCACAGGTGTGTCCAACTGCAAGGATTTTCCTTCAATGCTGGCTCTGGATG CCTATATCCAGGTGTGTCGGGGTTTGATGATCGCTGCCGTATGTCTGGGTTTCTTTGGTGCCATCCTCGCTTTGGTAGGCATGAAGTGCACGAAAATAGGAGGCTCAGAGACCACCAAGGCTCGTCTGACCATCCTTTCGGGCTTCCACTTCATTCTCAGCG GCCTCTGCTGCATGACTGCATGCTCCATATATGCTCACAGGATCACAACTGACTTCTTTGACCCTCTCTTTGTTGCCCAGAA GTTTGAGCTGGGAGCTGCTCTCTTCATCGGCTGGGCTGGATCTGTGCTGTGTATCCTTGGAGGACTTatcttctgtctctccctgtctgaAGGCTTCAGTATCAG AGCTGAATACTCCTACAGTAGAGCTGCATCATTTGTGACAGCACGCAACAAGCACAGCAAGACAGTAAACAGCCTCCACAGGGAACCAGGGGAGCCGTCGAGGCAATTTGGAAGAAATGCCTATGTGTAA
- the cldn10e gene encoding claudin-10 — protein MKIRVVQIWGFLMTVLGWIFMACTLAMEGWKITAIGGMGGSAVIKVAWYWSSLWRSCYTDSTAVSNCYDYPVLWSVEGSIQIVRGLLMAALSLGMMGFVLSLMGMECTFIGGKDRSKYKKIYTGGWCHIISGLLSTCGYAVYAQYVSVEYFNPDFDGLKYDLGTPLFLGWVGSIFQMTGGFFYLWSVCTPLCGGEDMVINVQPLPDPKQNMVTTALCKVSSVSELSERSDVSDIFSRSKSGRTAKSGRPLKMGQTTRSAGSRSGSGSESGLSARSSISILSESRSSSTGSSSRTVLSLSGSSRSETTPFIKNSYI, from the exons ATGAAGATTCGTGTGGTCCAGATCTGGGGTTTCCTGATGACAGTTTTGGGCTGGATCTTCATGGCCTGCACATTGGCCATGGAGGGCTGGAAGATCACCGCCATTGGGGGCATGGGGGGCTCCGCCGTCATCAAGGTGGCCTGGTATTGGTCCAGCCTGTGGAGATCCTGTTATACAGACTCAACTGCTGTCAGCAACTGCTACGACTACCCTGTGCTCTGGTCTGTGGAGG GCTCCATCCAGATAGTGCGAGGCCTGCTGATGGCAGCTCTTTCCCTGGGCATGATGGGCTTTGTGCTCAGTCTGATGGGTATGGAGTGTACTTTCATTGGGGGTAAAGACCGGTCAAAGTACAAGAAGATCTACACCGGCGGGTGGTGCCACATAATCAGCG GTTTGCTGTCCACATGTGGGTATGCTGTTTATGCACAGTATGTCTCAGTAGAATACTTCAACCCTGATTTTGATGGACTGAA GTATGACCTTGGCACCCCGCTGTTCCTCGGCTGGGTTGGCTCGATCTTTCAAATGACTGGTGGTTTCTTCTATCTGTGGTCAGTGTGTACGCCACTCTGTGGAGGAGAGGACAT ggtAATCAACGTCCAGCCACTACCAGACCCCAAGCAAAACATGGTCACCACTGCTCTGTGCAAAGTGTCCTCTGTGTCCGAACTGTCTGAACGCTCAGACGTGTCTGACATTTTCTCAAGATCCAAATCTGGACGCACGGCCAAGTCAGGGCGGCCATTGAAGATGGGGCAAACCACCAGGTCTGCAGGGTCGAGGTCAGGGTCGGGGTCGGAGTCCGGCCTCTCGGCGAGGTCCAGCATATCGATTTTGTCCGAGTCCAGGAGCAGCAgcactggcagcagcagccgGACAGTGTTGTCGTTGTCAGGCAGCTCAAGGAGTGAGACTACACCGTTCATAAAAAACTCttatatttga